The following coding sequences are from one Leptospiraceae bacterium window:
- a CDS encoding NAD(P)-dependent oxidoreductase: MKIGFIGLGLMGEPMSLNLVKKSGHPVKVFDFDKAKVQLLTEAGAERGESSEEIGKDCDVIFTMVPKSEHVKSVYEELLKTARPGQILADMSTIDPDVSIELSKKVALTGAVMLDCPVVKSRPAAIEGKLGIYVGGNKDVFEKIKPLLLCMGVNVIHLGENGRGLVMKLCHNALVAQIQNGVNEMLTVAEEFGIGIDDFAEAVSYGGASNFYLTSKLPSLKDKNFNAAFSLENMQKDIHCLSDLLSPLDLKFAGIENVRRVYDLSVNDKLGKEDFSATIKTVKKISKS; encoded by the coding sequence ATGAAAATAGGATTTATTGGTTTGGGTTTAATGGGAGAACCTATGAGTTTGAATCTGGTGAAAAAAAGCGGACATCCTGTAAAGGTTTTCGATTTTGATAAGGCGAAAGTCCAGCTCTTGACAGAGGCAGGTGCAGAAAGAGGGGAATCTTCTGAAGAGATTGGGAAAGACTGCGATGTAATTTTTACGATGGTTCCAAAATCCGAGCATGTGAAATCGGTTTATGAAGAACTGCTAAAAACAGCCCGACCGGGACAGATTCTTGCAGATATGAGCACGATTGATCCTGATGTTTCAATTGAACTATCAAAGAAAGTTGCTCTTACAGGTGCTGTAATGCTAGATTGTCCCGTAGTCAAATCCAGACCTGCTGCAATAGAAGGAAAATTGGGAATCTATGTAGGCGGAAATAAAGATGTATTTGAGAAAATCAAACCTCTACTTTTATGTATGGGCGTTAATGTAATTCACCTAGGAGAAAACGGGCGCGGGCTTGTCATGAAACTATGCCATAATGCACTCGTTGCACAAATTCAAAATGGGGTAAACGAAATGCTTACCGTAGCAGAAGAATTCGGAATAGGCATCGATGATTTTGCAGAAGCGGTTTCTTACGGAGGAGCAAGTAATTTTTATCTTACTAGCAAGCTTCCCTCTTTAAAAGATAAAAATTTCAATGCGGCTTTTTCCTTGGAAAATATGCAGAAGGACATCCACTGCCTATCTGATTTGCTGTCTCCCCTTGATTTAAAATTTGCAGGAATTGAAAATGTCCGTAGGGTTTATGATTTATCTGTAAATGATAAACTGGGCAAAGAAGATTTTTCTGCTACTATCAAGACTGTAAAAAAAATATCCAAATCATAA
- a CDS encoding MFS transporter: MSDSARNTKAQQNKVRFHNLLAYGIGDLYGGGAFTLIGIYMIYFLTNTVGLSATKAGLVFGLGRVWDAITDPIMGYISDHTNSKYGRRRVYFLIGMVPAALSILPMWIVPFSKTTNGYIVFFYYLLSYMLFNTVYTVLITPYSALNADMTSDYKMRSHLSGFRMAFSQLASLISGVVAPMILKKFDNPHDGYFYMALCFGIFYSFIWLIVFWGTFEREDLEKNSHRDFNFKEIINNFLTTLLNKSFRMHLGMYIFAFISLDAINSLLFFYLNHYLKVPDLKPVATAALFGSEVLVVAVYIYIANRIGKAKTFRIGLSIAILGFLNLLFLTPENANPLTVALFFAFIGIGFSAGNVMPFAILPEVIDVDELITSKDRAGTYAGFMTFFRKFSQGLIVLPLVGMSIDMIGYNPEIKTQSSFTASGFKYLLILIPILVNIVAIIFSMKYRVTPQNHSILKHEIDRLKNGGSKKDIKPETQKICEMLTGFPYEKLYDEKIIRRI; this comes from the coding sequence ATGAGTGATAGCGCAAGAAATACAAAGGCGCAGCAAAACAAAGTAAGATTTCACAATCTCCTTGCCTACGGAATCGGAGATCTATATGGAGGAGGGGCATTTACTCTTATAGGGATTTATATGATTTATTTCCTGACTAATACTGTTGGTCTTTCGGCAACAAAGGCAGGATTGGTTTTCGGTTTAGGAAGAGTCTGGGATGCGATAACAGATCCTATCATGGGATATATTTCGGATCATACAAATTCTAAATATGGACGAAGAAGAGTTTATTTTTTAATCGGTATGGTGCCTGCCGCTCTTTCGATTTTACCCATGTGGATAGTGCCTTTCTCAAAGACTACGAATGGTTATATCGTATTTTTTTATTATCTTTTAAGTTACATGCTTTTCAATACTGTGTATACAGTTCTCATTACTCCGTATTCTGCACTCAATGCTGATATGACTTCCGATTATAAAATGCGTTCTCATCTTTCAGGATTTAGAATGGCATTTTCCCAATTGGCTTCTTTAATCTCCGGTGTAGTGGCTCCGATGATTTTAAAGAAATTTGATAATCCGCATGATGGTTATTTTTATATGGCGTTATGTTTTGGAATTTTTTATTCCTTCATCTGGCTAATTGTTTTTTGGGGAACATTTGAACGAGAGGATTTGGAAAAAAATTCACATAGGGATTTTAATTTCAAAGAAATCATAAACAATTTCTTGACAACTCTTTTGAATAAATCTTTTAGAATGCATTTGGGAATGTATATCTTCGCCTTCATTTCACTTGATGCTATCAACTCTCTTCTTTTCTTTTATCTAAATCATTACCTGAAAGTCCCCGATCTAAAACCGGTTGCAACCGCAGCCTTATTTGGTTCGGAAGTATTGGTGGTAGCGGTTTATATTTATATTGCGAATAGAATCGGTAAGGCAAAAACATTTCGAATCGGATTATCCATTGCAATCCTTGGTTTTTTAAATCTTCTTTTTCTGACTCCTGAAAATGCAAATCCTTTGACAGTAGCTCTTTTTTTTGCCTTCATTGGAATCGGTTTTTCGGCTGGGAATGTAATGCCGTTTGCGATTCTACCGGAAGTAATAGACGTAGACGAACTCATCACATCAAAAGATCGGGCAGGAACTTATGCGGGTTTTATGACGTTCTTTCGAAAATTTTCTCAGGGGCTGATAGTTCTACCCTTAGTAGGTATGAGCATTGACATGATAGGATATAATCCAGAAATTAAAACTCAGTCCTCCTTTACTGCTTCTGGATTTAAATATTTATTAATCCTTATTCCGATACTTGTTAATATTGTCGCCATTATCTTTTCTATGAAATACAGGGTTACTCCGCAAAATCATTCGATTTTGAAGCATGAAATTGATAGACTAAAAAATGGTGGCAGCAAAAAAGATATAAAACCAGAGACCCAAAAAATATGTGAAATGCTGACTGGTTTTCCTTATGAGAAATTATACGACGAAAAGATAATAAGAAGGATATGA
- a CDS encoding nucleotidyltransferase domain-containing protein, with protein sequence MFLSNQIVLNDPIIEFFSKNLKSNLSEHLTALILFGSRARGDAREHSDYDFLVIVDKKDRDIKSKIVDVEVETLDRFERLTSSLVWEEKDWELKKRFPIGLNILKEGVLL encoded by the coding sequence ATGTTTTTATCAAATCAAATCGTATTAAATGATCCCATTATAGAATTTTTCTCAAAAAATTTGAAATCCAATCTTTCTGAGCACCTAACAGCATTAATCCTCTTTGGTTCAAGAGCCAGAGGAGATGCAAGGGAACATTCCGATTATGATTTTTTAGTTATCGTAGATAAAAAAGATAGAGATATTAAAAGTAAAATTGTGGATGTGGAAGTAGAAACTTTAGATAGGTTTGAAAGACTAACTTCAAGTTTGGTTTGGGAAGAGAAGGATTGGGAATTGAAAAAAAGATTTCCGATTGGACTAAATATTTTAAAAGAAGGCGTTTTATTATGA
- a CDS encoding HEPN domain-containing protein produces MGIEKKISDWTKYFKRRRFIMSADKEILKLMIEKAESKLEMANIALTNDQYDDAVSRSYYAVFHAISALLFTKGLSFSSHSQTIGAFNKEFVRTDIFPKYYSKKIQTLFDERQTGDYDIRSDIDAIVAKDSIEFAKEVLDSAKSYLEKG; encoded by the coding sequence TTGGGAATTGAAAAAAAGATTTCCGATTGGACTAAATATTTTAAAAGAAGGCGTTTTATTATGAGTGCTGATAAAGAAATCTTAAAGCTCATGATAGAAAAAGCGGAAAGTAAATTAGAGATGGCTAATATAGCTTTAACAAACGATCAATATGATGATGCTGTTTCAAGAAGTTACTACGCAGTATTCCATGCAATTTCGGCTTTACTTTTTACAAAAGGTTTATCTTTTTCTTCTCATTCTCAAACAATCGGTGCATTTAATAAAGAATTTGTTAGGACTGATATCTTTCCAAAATATTATTCAAAAAAAATTCAAACTCTCTTCGATGAAAGACAAACAGGAGATTATGATATTCGTTCGGACATTGATGCGATAGTGGCAAAGGATTCTATAGAATTTGCGAAAGAAGTGCTTGATAGTGCTAAATCTTATTTGGAGAAAGGCTAA
- a CDS encoding 2-dehydro-3-deoxyglucarate aldolase translates to MNTPKNKFKEWFAERRKPVPLGTWMMTGSASVAEAMGFVGFDFLVMDMEHVPIDIKDAIDIMRALEGTPTKEILTRIPWNDPVTVKRIMDAGANSLMFPFIQTKEEAEKAVNSTRYPASGNQGIRGMAAVHRASRFGQYTDYFKVANENICVVLQLETPSALENMKEIASVPGVDALFIGPGDLAANMHHIGEITDPAVQKALEDGLKKCHELGKPCGIVGGNPELVKKYIEWGFDFVAIASDMSMMIARAKEQISAVRNEDKKISGGAVY, encoded by the coding sequence ATGAATACTCCGAAAAATAAATTTAAAGAATGGTTTGCCGAGCGTAGAAAACCTGTTCCTCTGGGAACTTGGATGATGACGGGAAGCGCGAGTGTAGCAGAAGCAATGGGCTTTGTGGGTTTTGATTTTCTAGTGATGGATATGGAGCATGTTCCCATTGATATAAAAGATGCTATCGATATTATGAGGGCATTGGAAGGCACTCCTACGAAAGAAATTCTAACTAGAATTCCCTGGAATGATCCTGTGACAGTGAAAAGAATAATGGATGCCGGAGCTAATAGTCTGATGTTTCCTTTTATTCAAACCAAAGAGGAGGCGGAGAAGGCAGTCAACTCGACTCGTTATCCTGCTTCCGGCAATCAAGGAATTCGTGGAATGGCTGCTGTTCATAGAGCAAGTAGATTCGGACAGTATACGGATTATTTTAAAGTAGCCAATGAAAATATATGTGTAGTGCTGCAATTGGAAACTCCGTCTGCATTGGAAAATATGAAAGAAATTGCCTCTGTTCCAGGTGTTGATGCATTATTTATAGGACCCGGTGATCTTGCCGCGAATATGCATCATATTGGAGAAATCACAGATCCTGCTGTTCAAAAGGCTTTGGAAGATGGTCTTAAAAAATGCCATGAATTAGGTAAGCCCTGCGGAATCGTTGGGGGCAATCCAGAGCTAGTAAAAAAATACATAGAGTGGGGATTTGATTTTGTAGCGATTGCTTCTGATATGAGTATGATGATTGCGAGAGCCAAGGAGCAAATTTCGGCAGTGAGAAACGAAGATAAAAAAATTTCCGGCGGAGCAGTTTACTAG
- a CDS encoding SMP-30/gluconolactonase/LRE family protein, translated as MSYSLKTELEIGAVLGESPIWSKKENALYFVDILAPSIHRFEPETRKHSVFQVQEHIGCIGLRENGGFIAAMRNGVYLLNSSGEMEKKIADNPTDPIHSRFNDGKVDPWGRFWCGTIWEPRDFLNGKLCRVDSNLNLEVKAGDILVSNGLAFSPDRKWMFHSDTPNHILYRYPLDTTTGEIAGSREVFMKFEKPQPNQLYGGRPDGGTFDREGYYWSAQFGGGRVLRISPDGKISDEIKLPVNWPTMVCFGGDDLKTLYITSSRENRTEEELREFPQSGNLFSVRLHVAGCEEPFFKEK; from the coding sequence GTGAGCTATTCATTGAAAACCGAATTGGAAATCGGTGCCGTTCTCGGGGAAAGTCCTATCTGGTCGAAGAAAGAGAATGCTTTGTATTTTGTTGATATTCTTGCTCCCTCTATACATAGATTCGAGCCCGAGACTAGAAAGCATTCAGTTTTCCAGGTTCAAGAACATATTGGATGTATAGGACTCAGAGAGAACGGAGGCTTTATAGCTGCAATGCGAAATGGGGTCTATCTTCTCAATTCATCAGGAGAAATGGAAAAGAAAATTGCGGATAATCCTACTGATCCGATACATAGCAGATTCAATGACGGCAAAGTAGATCCCTGGGGGAGATTCTGGTGCGGCACAATTTGGGAGCCAAGAGATTTTTTAAACGGTAAGCTTTGTAGAGTTGATTCAAATCTAAATCTGGAAGTCAAAGCAGGTGATATTCTAGTTTCCAATGGACTTGCCTTTTCTCCTGATAGAAAATGGATGTTCCATTCCGATACTCCAAATCATATATTATATCGATACCCACTCGATACGACCACGGGAGAAATTGCAGGCTCTAGAGAAGTATTTATGAAATTTGAAAAACCGCAACCCAATCAACTTTATGGAGGGCGACCGGACGGAGGCACCTTTGATAGGGAGGGTTATTATTGGTCTGCTCAATTTGGAGGAGGAAGAGTTTTACGAATCTCTCCAGACGGCAAGATATCCGATGAAATCAAACTTCCCGTGAACTGGCCTACAATGGTTTGCTTTGGGGGAGATGATTTGAAAACTTTATATATAACAAGTTCCAGGGAAAATAGAACCGAAGAAGAGCTAAGGGAATTCCCTCAATCTGGAAATTTATTTTCAGTTCGGTTGCATGTAGCAGGCTGTGAAGAGCCTTTTTTTAAGGAGAAATAG
- a CDS encoding tyrosine--tRNA ligase, whose amino-acid sequence MNQVESFELIKRGTVEIIPETELKDKLQLNRKLIIKAGFDPTAPDLHLGHAVLLRKMKHFQTLGHEVQFLLGDFTGMIGDPTGKSETRKRLTKEDVVRNAETYKEQVFKILDPDKTKIVFNSHWCSKMNFEDVLILSSKYNVARLLERDDFNKRYKAGNPISLIEFLYPLVQGYDSVVMEADIELGGTDQKFNLLVGRELQRDYGKTPQTVITLPLLVGLDGVKKMSKSLGNYIGFNEDAINMFGKIMSISDDLMWNYFELLTDLPKSEIENRKSAISKKEAHPKEIKTELAKLIMDQFHLPAKNAEAIEEWNRVHNTKNRAIPDEIETINIGEDVFASGQTQLLQVLAKYEFIPSTSEGRRLVKAGGLYLNEEKLSDEKLVLEKGKEYLVRQGKKGKFLKIIT is encoded by the coding sequence ATGAATCAAGTAGAAAGTTTTGAACTAATCAAGCGGGGAACTGTTGAAATCATCCCTGAGACTGAATTAAAAGATAAATTACAATTAAATCGCAAACTCATCATTAAGGCAGGGTTTGATCCAACTGCGCCGGATTTACATCTAGGACATGCGGTGCTACTTAGAAAGATGAAGCATTTTCAAACTCTAGGTCATGAAGTTCAATTTTTACTCGGCGACTTTACAGGAATGATCGGTGACCCAACTGGAAAATCAGAAACCCGTAAACGTTTAACAAAAGAAGACGTTGTGCGAAATGCTGAAACCTATAAAGAGCAAGTCTTTAAAATTCTAGATCCTGATAAAACCAAAATCGTTTTTAATTCACATTGGTGTTCCAAGATGAATTTTGAAGATGTATTGATACTTAGTTCTAAATACAATGTAGCAAGACTTTTAGAAAGAGATGATTTTAACAAGCGGTATAAAGCGGGTAACCCCATTTCGCTGATAGAATTTTTATATCCACTCGTGCAAGGGTATGACTCTGTTGTGATGGAAGCAGATATTGAACTTGGTGGAACAGACCAAAAGTTTAATCTACTAGTTGGAAGAGAATTGCAAAGAGATTATGGAAAGACTCCACAGACTGTAATTACACTCCCACTCCTTGTCGGACTCGATGGAGTTAAGAAAATGTCCAAGTCTCTTGGAAATTACATCGGTTTTAACGAAGATGCAATCAATATGTTCGGAAAAATCATGTCCATTTCAGATGATCTAATGTGGAACTACTTTGAACTACTCACTGATTTACCTAAATCGGAAATCGAAAATCGTAAATCTGCAATTTCAAAAAAAGAAGCACATCCAAAAGAAATAAAAACCGAACTTGCTAAACTCATAATGGATCAATTCCATTTACCAGCAAAGAATGCAGAAGCGATAGAAGAATGGAACCGAGTGCATAACACAAAAAACCGCGCGATTCCAGATGAAATTGAAACGATAAACATAGGCGAAGATGTATTTGCCTCAGGACAAACGCAACTATTACAGGTGCTAGCGAAGTATGAGTTCATTCCTTCTACCTCCGAAGGAAGAAGACTTGTGAAGGCGGGAGGGCTTTATTTAAACGAAGAAAAGCTTTCCGATGAAAAGTTAGTTCTAGAGAAAGGAAAAGAATACCTGGTAAGACAGGGTAAAAAAGGAAAATTTTTAAAAATAATAACATAA
- a CDS encoding Eco57I restriction-modification methylase domain-containing protein: MKEKLNKLKELCDLFESNIKEYKSAKYDEANTRTDFIDKFFEVLDWDVRNNQGYAEGYREVVREDKVIIEGKPKAPDYSFRIGGNRKFFLEAKKPSINIKEEIEPAFQIRRYGYTAKLPLSILTDFEEFAIYDTRIKPEKTDKASVARVFYCTYEDYEKHFEFIYNTFSKDAINKGSFDKYVIENKNKKGSSEVDKEFLSLIEDWRESLAKNIAIRNKDLDIYSLNNSVQVIIDRIIFLRIAEDRNMEKYGMLLECIRRDATGKDAINRVSTIYADLNKIFIKANDKYNSGLFKPEKWISELDIDDKTFQNIIKYLYYPDCPYELSVLPIEILGNIYEQFLGKTIRLTSSHQAKVEEKEEVRKAGGVYYTPQYIVNYIVQNTVGEKIKGVDLYNHPRLTILDPARGSGSFLVGTYSFLLDKYLESYTDKKRLEKCLKNGLIYQVSGNTYRLSITVKQDILLRHIFGVDIDNQAVEVTKLSLLLKLMEDENTESADRLFKHSDIKLLPDLQNNIKCGNSLIGSDFYSDKNLSLFGKEEMRKVNTFDWEKEFADVFKDSGFDCVIGNPPYVRQETLGEEFKVYAKSHYKNTFAGTADLYVYFIEKSLSLLADNGLYSIIVANKWMRANYGEALRKFLKIKRIFEIIDFGDLPVFKNATTYPCIIKANNDKPQTIQTVQVKDLNFPSLQDLVKKEAYQVDVKALDDKGWSLSNQKESALLEKIKKAGVPLDEYVEGKIYRGVLTGFNPAFIINEETKNSLIKKDKKSQEIIFPYVSGDETRFYSINWNKRYIIFTKRNIDIDSYPAIKEYLSNYKLELQPKKSPKDKIGRKPGKYKWFEIQDSTEYYSEFFKEKIVYGQFQIKSDFSYSESPLFFGSNHYMITMENKQKLKLLLAILNTEVFFYFMERISGLMQGHTLTIQKSHMEKFSIPKFDLSDETQKAQHDKIISLVEQMVSAQKELNAVTNDSDKKLLQQKCDLLDKQIDKLVYELYGLTDDEIKIVEGVA, translated from the coding sequence ATGAAAGAGAAATTAAATAAACTAAAAGAACTTTGCGATCTATTCGAGTCGAACATCAAAGAATATAAAAGTGCTAAGTATGATGAAGCGAATACTAGAACGGATTTCATTGATAAATTTTTTGAAGTCTTAGATTGGGATGTTAGAAATAATCAAGGCTATGCAGAAGGTTACAGAGAAGTAGTAAGAGAAGATAAAGTAATCATAGAAGGAAAACCGAAAGCTCCGGATTATAGTTTTAGAATTGGCGGGAATAGAAAGTTTTTCTTAGAAGCCAAAAAGCCTTCTATCAATATCAAAGAAGAGATAGAACCAGCTTTTCAAATTCGCCGTTATGGTTACACCGCCAAATTACCATTATCCATTCTGACTGACTTTGAAGAGTTTGCAATTTACGATACTAGAATCAAACCTGAGAAAACAGATAAAGCAAGTGTAGCCAGAGTTTTTTATTGCACCTATGAAGACTATGAAAAACATTTTGAATTTATTTATAATACATTTTCTAAAGACGCGATCAATAAAGGAAGTTTTGATAAATATGTTATAGAAAATAAAAATAAGAAAGGCTCATCGGAAGTTGATAAAGAATTTCTTTCTTTGATCGAAGACTGGCGCGAGTCACTTGCGAAAAATATTGCCATTCGAAATAAAGATTTAGATATTTACTCTTTAAATAATTCTGTTCAAGTAATCATTGATAGAATTATTTTCCTTCGCATCGCAGAAGACAGGAACATGGAGAAGTATGGGATGTTACTTGAATGTATCCGTCGTGATGCAACAGGTAAAGACGCGATTAATCGCGTCTCTACAATATACGCAGATCTCAACAAAATCTTCATAAAGGCTAATGACAAATATAATTCAGGATTATTCAAACCAGAAAAATGGATTTCTGAATTAGATATTGATGATAAGACTTTTCAAAATATTATAAAGTATTTATATTACCCTGATTGTCCTTATGAGTTGTCTGTCTTACCAATTGAAATTTTAGGAAATATATACGAGCAGTTTCTTGGAAAAACGATTCGCCTAACGTCTTCGCATCAGGCTAAAGTAGAAGAGAAAGAAGAAGTTAGAAAAGCCGGCGGTGTTTATTATACTCCTCAATACATCGTAAATTATATTGTTCAAAATACTGTTGGCGAAAAAATAAAGGGAGTTGATTTATATAATCATCCGAGGCTAACAATCCTTGACCCCGCTCGTGGTTCTGGAAGTTTCTTAGTCGGCACATATTCTTTTCTTTTAGATAAATACCTAGAAAGTTATACGGATAAAAAAAGATTAGAAAAGTGTTTGAAAAATGGTCTTATTTATCAAGTGTCGGGGAATACCTATCGCCTTTCTATAACGGTTAAGCAAGATATACTGCTTCGTCATATCTTTGGAGTAGACATTGACAACCAAGCTGTTGAAGTAACAAAACTTTCTCTTCTCTTAAAACTCATGGAAGATGAAAACACAGAAAGCGCAGACAGACTTTTTAAACATAGCGATATTAAACTTCTTCCCGATTTACAAAATAATATCAAATGCGGCAACTCTCTAATAGGCTCTGACTTTTATTCTGATAAAAATCTTTCTTTATTTGGCAAAGAGGAAATGCGAAAAGTTAATACTTTTGATTGGGAAAAAGAGTTTGCGGATGTTTTTAAAGATAGTGGTTTCGATTGTGTAATTGGGAATCCGCCGTATGTGAGACAAGAAACATTAGGCGAAGAATTTAAAGTATACGCCAAGAGTCATTATAAAAACACATTCGCAGGAACTGCAGATTTATATGTTTACTTCATTGAAAAATCATTATCTTTATTAGCGGATAATGGTCTTTATTCTATCATAGTCGCTAATAAATGGATGAGAGCAAACTACGGAGAAGCACTACGTAAATTCTTAAAGATAAAACGAATCTTTGAAATCATAGACTTTGGAGACTTACCTGTTTTTAAAAATGCTACTACTTATCCTTGTATAATAAAAGCAAACAACGATAAGCCGCAAACTATCCAAACAGTTCAAGTAAAAGATTTAAACTTTCCTTCCTTGCAAGACCTTGTAAAGAAAGAAGCCTACCAAGTAGATGTAAAAGCTTTAGACGATAAAGGCTGGTCACTCTCCAATCAAAAAGAATCTGCTCTTCTTGAAAAAATTAAAAAAGCAGGAGTTCCACTCGATGAATATGTGGAAGGAAAAATTTATAGAGGTGTATTAACAGGTTTTAATCCTGCGTTTATTATTAATGAGGAAACTAAAAATTCATTAATAAAAAAAGATAAGAAGTCCCAAGAAATAATTTTTCCGTATGTTTCGGGAGATGAAACAAGGTTTTATTCAATAAATTGGAACAAGCGGTATATTATTTTCACTAAACGAAATATAGATATAGATTCTTATCCCGCTATTAAGGAATATTTATCAAACTATAAATTGGAACTTCAGCCTAAAAAAAGTCCAAAGGATAAAATAGGAAGAAAACCAGGAAAATACAAATGGTTTGAAATACAAGACTCGACAGAATATTATTCTGAGTTTTTTAAAGAAAAAATAGTATACGGTCAATTTCAAATTAAATCTGATTTTTCCTATTCAGAATCTCCTTTGTTTTTTGGAAGTAACCATTATATGATAACAATGGAGAATAAGCAAAAGTTGAAGTTGTTATTAGCAATATTAAATACAGAAGTTTTCTTTTATTTTATGGAACGTATTTCCGGTCTTATGCAAGGGCATACACTGACAATTCAGAAAAGTCACATGGAAAAATTTTCCATCCCCAAATTCGACCTATCCGACGAAACACAAAAAGCCCAACACGATAAAATCATCTCTCTCGTAGAACAGATGGTATCCGCACAAAAAGAATTAAACGCGGTGACTAACGACTCCGATAAAAAACTCCTTCAACAAAAATGTGATTTGTTGGATAAGCAGATCGATAAGTTGGTCTACGAATTATACGGATTAACCGATGATGAGATTAAGATTGTGGAGGGAGTGGCGTGA